From Streptomyces sp. NBC_00690, a single genomic window includes:
- a CDS encoding TetR/AcrR family transcriptional regulator, with protein sequence MVSAADRAKGPARSSVWLGDKRDRSRRQAQPAGLDRAKIVEATVRLLDSEGATRFSMRRLAAELDVTAMSVYWYVDTKDDLLELALDAVFATVRVPDVSDPQEWREQLRALASAYRTALVRHPWASSLIGTFLNIGPHSVAFARSLQRVVGHTGLPPHGQRGALASVLQFVYGFGTVEGHFIQRCKALGMSQDEFVREAMATVEEEPRLKGNFASLADLMEAHGAETVAQMRDRDFDFALEIVLAGIEAMVAREGVDG encoded by the coding sequence ATGGTGAGTGCGGCCGACCGTGCGAAGGGGCCCGCACGGTCCAGTGTGTGGCTGGGCGACAAGCGGGACCGCAGCCGTCGGCAGGCCCAGCCCGCCGGCCTCGACCGCGCGAAGATCGTCGAGGCGACGGTACGACTCCTCGACTCCGAAGGCGCCACCCGCTTCTCCATGCGCCGGCTCGCCGCGGAGCTGGACGTCACGGCGATGTCGGTCTACTGGTACGTGGACACCAAGGACGACCTGCTGGAACTGGCCCTCGACGCGGTGTTCGCCACCGTACGGGTGCCCGATGTGTCCGACCCGCAGGAGTGGCGGGAGCAACTGCGAGCCCTCGCCAGCGCCTATCGGACGGCCCTGGTGCGCCACCCCTGGGCGTCCTCCCTGATCGGTACGTTCCTGAACATCGGGCCGCACTCCGTGGCCTTCGCCCGCTCCCTCCAACGGGTCGTGGGGCACACGGGACTGCCACCCCACGGACAGCGGGGCGCCCTGGCCTCCGTACTCCAGTTCGTCTATGGGTTCGGCACCGTCGAAGGACACTTCATCCAGCGCTGCAAGGCGCTCGGCATGAGCCAGGACGAATTCGTACGGGAGGCGATGGCCACCGTCGAGGAGGAGCCCCGGCTCAAGGGCAACTTCGCGAGCCTGGCCGATCTGATGGAGGCACACGGTGCCGAGACGGTGGCGCAGATGAGGGACCGGGACTTCGACTTCGCGCTGGAGATCGTGCTGGCGGGGATCGAGGCGATGGTGGCCCGGGAGGGCGTCGACGGCTAG
- a CDS encoding helicase HerA-like domain-containing protein, translated as MAESTAQPVQNIASGYSFDGAALDLGALLWEGKCLPEAPIRIPLAMLNRHGLVAGATGTGKTKTLQLLAEQLSANGVPVFLADIKGDVSGISAPGTADDRVRERAEQVGQTWTAEGFPTEFYALGGIGPGIPLRATVTSFGPVLLSKVLQLNHTQEQSLGLIFHYADAKGLELVDLKDLRAVAAFLVSDAGKAELKTIGGLSTATAGVILRSLTAFEQQGAGDFFGEPEFDTAEFLRTAPDGRGLVSVLELAAVRDKPQLFSTFLMWLLADLFHDLPEVGDAEKPKLVFFLDEAHLLFTGASKAFLESITQTVRLIRSKGVGVFLVTQTPKDVPSDVLAQLGNRVQHALRAFTPEDAKALKATVRTFPKSPYDLEEVLTGLGTGEAVITVLSDRGAPTPVAATRLRAPRSLMGPIDAAALESAVKSSPSYERYAEAIDRESAYEKLTAETAETAPAAEAEGRAAPKEPPRSDDSLVEQVVGSGVFRSLARSVGTQLGREITRSLFGTSRKRR; from the coding sequence ATGGCCGAGAGTACGGCGCAACCCGTGCAGAACATCGCCTCTGGGTACTCCTTCGACGGTGCGGCACTCGATCTGGGCGCACTTCTCTGGGAGGGAAAGTGCTTGCCCGAGGCTCCCATTCGCATTCCGCTCGCCATGCTCAACCGCCACGGTCTGGTCGCAGGAGCCACCGGTACCGGCAAAACGAAGACGCTCCAGCTGCTCGCCGAGCAGTTGTCGGCGAACGGGGTCCCGGTCTTCCTCGCCGACATCAAGGGGGACGTCTCCGGGATCTCCGCGCCCGGCACGGCGGACGACCGGGTGCGGGAGCGTGCCGAACAGGTCGGCCAGACCTGGACTGCGGAGGGCTTCCCCACCGAGTTCTACGCTCTCGGTGGCATCGGCCCCGGCATCCCGCTACGGGCGACGGTCACCAGCTTCGGCCCGGTGCTGCTGTCGAAGGTGCTCCAGCTGAACCACACTCAGGAGCAGTCACTGGGGCTGATCTTCCACTACGCCGACGCCAAGGGCCTTGAACTGGTGGACCTCAAGGACCTCCGGGCGGTGGCCGCGTTCCTGGTGTCCGATGCGGGCAAGGCGGAGTTGAAGACGATCGGCGGCCTCTCCACGGCCACGGCCGGGGTGATCCTGCGCTCGCTCACGGCGTTCGAACAGCAGGGGGCGGGGGACTTCTTCGGGGAGCCGGAGTTCGACACTGCCGAGTTCCTGCGCACGGCACCGGACGGCCGCGGACTCGTCTCCGTACTGGAGCTGGCCGCCGTACGCGACAAGCCGCAGCTGTTCTCGACCTTCCTGATGTGGCTGCTCGCCGACCTCTTCCACGATCTGCCGGAGGTCGGGGACGCGGAGAAGCCCAAGCTGGTCTTCTTCCTCGACGAGGCGCATCTGCTGTTCACAGGGGCCAGCAAGGCGTTCTTGGAGTCCATCACCCAGACCGTGCGACTGATCCGCTCGAAGGGCGTCGGGGTCTTCCTGGTGACCCAGACGCCCAAGGACGTGCCGTCCGATGTGCTGGCGCAACTCGGCAACCGGGTACAGCACGCCCTGCGGGCCTTCACCCCCGAGGACGCCAAGGCGCTCAAGGCGACCGTACGGACCTTCCCCAAGTCCCCGTACGACCTGGAGGAGGTGCTCACCGGGCTCGGTACGGGCGAGGCGGTGATCACCGTACTGAGCGACCGGGGCGCACCGACCCCGGTGGCCGCGACCCGACTGCGGGCGCCCCGGTCCCTGATGGGGCCGATCGACGCGGCGGCGCTGGAGTCGGCGGTGAAGTCGTCGCCGTCGTACGAGCGGTACGCGGAGGCGATCGACCGGGAGTCCGCGTACGAGAAGCTGACAGCGGAGACGGCCGAGACAGCGCCGGCCGCAGAGGCAGAAGGACGGGCCGCACCGAAGGAGCCGCCCCGGAGCGATGACTCCCTGGTGGAACAGGTGGTGGGGAGCGGAGTGTTCCGCTCACTCGCCCGTTCGGTGGGGACCCAACTGGGACGCGAGATCACCCGTTCGCTGTTCGGAACCTCCCGCAAGCGGCGATGA
- a CDS encoding MFS transporter translates to MTATVESEPAITGRHPQRWLILGVICLAQLVVLLDNTVLSVAIPSLTRELDASATDIQWMINAYSLVQSGLLLTAGNAADRYGRKKMLISGLALFGIGSLAGGLAQTSDQLIAARAGMGIGGALLMTTTLAVVVNVFDDTERVKAIGLWATVNSLGFATGPLIGGIMLDHFWWGSIFLINLPVVALGLFAAIVLVPESKNPRGERPDLLGAVLSTIGMTTLVYAIISGPEHGWTSTEVLLAAGVGTLVLGLFITWELRIPHPMLDMHFFRNQRFIGAVAGSILVAFGMGGSLFLLTQHLQFVLGYGPLDAGLRTAPFALAVVALNLTGVGARLVARIGTPATIALGMILVSSGLSAVALLGSNGYGGMMLGLVTMGSGVALAMPAMANAIMSAIPPEKAGVGAGVNGTLAEFGNGLGVAVLGAVLNSRFAALVPALVGATSLPAALAAAGSEGERAEISDAFASGLQTSQLVGAVAVLAGGLLAALLLRRAERADSLQQTT, encoded by the coding sequence GAACCGGCGATCACCGGACGCCACCCCCAACGCTGGCTGATCCTCGGCGTGATCTGCCTCGCCCAACTCGTCGTCCTCCTCGACAACACGGTGCTGAGCGTGGCGATCCCCTCGCTCACCCGGGAGTTGGACGCATCCGCCACGGACATCCAGTGGATGATCAACGCCTACTCGCTGGTGCAATCGGGGCTGCTGCTCACCGCGGGCAATGCGGCCGACCGCTACGGCCGCAAGAAGATGCTGATCAGCGGTCTGGCGCTGTTCGGCATCGGCTCGCTCGCCGGCGGCCTCGCCCAGACCTCCGACCAGTTGATCGCCGCACGGGCGGGCATGGGCATCGGCGGCGCCCTGCTGATGACCACGACCCTCGCCGTCGTGGTCAATGTCTTCGACGACACCGAGCGGGTGAAGGCCATCGGCCTGTGGGCCACCGTCAACTCCCTCGGCTTCGCCACCGGCCCGCTCATCGGCGGCATCATGCTCGACCACTTCTGGTGGGGCTCGATCTTCCTGATCAACCTTCCGGTGGTGGCGCTCGGCCTCTTCGCCGCCATCGTCCTCGTCCCGGAGTCGAAGAACCCCCGCGGCGAGCGCCCCGACCTCCTCGGCGCCGTGCTCTCCACGATCGGCATGACCACCCTCGTCTACGCGATCATCTCCGGTCCCGAACACGGCTGGACCTCCACCGAGGTACTTCTCGCGGCCGGCGTGGGCACGCTGGTGCTGGGGCTCTTCATCACCTGGGAACTCCGCATCCCCCACCCCATGCTCGACATGCACTTCTTCCGCAACCAGCGCTTCATCGGCGCCGTGGCGGGTTCGATTCTCGTCGCGTTCGGCATGGGCGGCTCCCTCTTCCTCCTCACCCAGCACCTCCAGTTCGTCCTGGGATACGGCCCCTTGGACGCCGGACTGCGCACGGCGCCCTTCGCACTCGCCGTCGTCGCCCTCAACCTCACCGGTGTGGGGGCACGGCTGGTGGCCCGGATCGGCACCCCCGCCACGATCGCCCTGGGCATGATCCTGGTGTCATCGGGGCTGTCCGCCGTCGCACTGCTCGGCAGCAACGGCTACGGCGGCATGATGCTCGGCCTGGTGACGATGGGCTCGGGCGTGGCCCTGGCGATGCCCGCGATGGCCAATGCGATCATGAGCGCGATTCCGCCCGAGAAGGCCGGTGTCGGAGCCGGGGTCAACGGCACCCTCGCGGAGTTCGGCAACGGTCTGGGGGTCGCCGTCCTCGGTGCCGTCCTCAACTCCCGGTTCGCCGCACTCGTGCCCGCCCTCGTCGGGGCCACCTCCCTGCCGGCTGCACTCGCTGCGGCGGGCAGCGAAGGCGAACGGGCCGAGATCTCGGACGCCTTCGCCTCGGGCCTCCAGACGAGCCAGTTGGTCGGAGCCGTCGCCGTGCTGGCAGGTGGACTGCTGGCCGCCCTGCTGCTAAGACGAGCGGAACGGGCAGACTCACTTCAGCAGACCACATAG
- a CDS encoding LytR C-terminal domain-containing protein, which translates to MSMLTPPGMGGKYRITGDRYPRMRRPRNRRRIVVAAIAAVVALGLAGWGTVQLIDVFSGDGETTTAGRKTDCKPVPGASAQPVVMLRPAQITVNVYNATPRGGLAKTAADELKARGFTIGKVGNATAAYDKKVPSAGLLLGSPTAVKGSFQVLGTQVKGTTSKTDARKTADVDLILGTAFTTLAPKPAADAALAALAKPAPVPSGKC; encoded by the coding sequence ATGAGCATGCTGACTCCTCCCGGCATGGGTGGAAAGTACCGCATCACGGGCGATAGATATCCCCGGATGCGACGGCCCCGCAATCGCCGCAGGATCGTGGTGGCCGCGATTGCCGCTGTGGTCGCCCTCGGGCTGGCCGGCTGGGGAACGGTCCAGCTCATCGATGTGTTCAGCGGTGACGGCGAGACGACGACCGCCGGACGCAAGACGGACTGCAAGCCCGTCCCCGGGGCTTCGGCGCAACCGGTGGTGATGCTCAGACCGGCGCAGATCACGGTCAACGTCTACAACGCCACACCGCGAGGCGGTTTGGCCAAGACGGCGGCCGATGAGCTGAAGGCGCGGGGCTTCACGATCGGCAAGGTCGGCAACGCGACAGCGGCGTACGACAAGAAGGTGCCGAGCGCGGGTCTGCTGTTGGGATCCCCCACCGCGGTCAAGGGCTCGTTCCAGGTGCTTGGCACCCAGGTGAAGGGCACCACGAGCAAGACCGATGCGCGTAAGACCGCCGATGTGGATCTGATCCTCGGCACCGCGTTCACCACGCTCGCGCCGAAGCCGGCGGCGGACGCCGCACTCGCCGCGCTGGCCAAGCCGGCCCCCGTACCGTCCGGGAAGTGCTGA
- a CDS encoding Dabb family protein, with amino-acid sequence MIRHLVLFKLNEGVQRDEPRVVAGAEAFRKLGGVIPELEFWECAWNITDRPIAYDFAINSAVVDVDALKRYVEHPDHQAAAAQWREFATWVIADYEF; translated from the coding sequence TTGATCCGCCACCTGGTCCTCTTCAAGCTCAATGAGGGCGTCCAGCGCGACGAGCCGCGCGTGGTCGCCGGCGCGGAAGCCTTCCGGAAGCTGGGCGGGGTCATCCCCGAGCTGGAGTTCTGGGAGTGCGCCTGGAACATCACCGACCGACCGATCGCCTATGACTTCGCGATCAACTCGGCCGTCGTCGACGTCGATGCGCTGAAGCGCTATGTCGAGCACCCCGATCATCAGGCTGCCGCCGCGCAGTGGCGCGAGTTCGCCACGTGGGTGATCGCCGACTACGAGTTCTGA
- a CDS encoding MDR family MFS transporter, producing MATTAPAGVRGGHSSYDAPPMTHRQIVEALSGLLLGMFVAILSSTVVTNALPQIIGDLGGGQSAYTWVVTATLLSMTATTPLWGKLADLFSKKLLVQISLLVYSAGSILAGLAQSPESLIAARVVQGVGVGGLSALAQIVMAAMISPRERGRYSGYLGATFALATVGGPLLGGVITDTEWLGWRWCFFVGVPFALFAMVVLHKTLSLPVIKRKVKIDWTGAFLVSAAVSLLLVWVTFAGDRYAWASWQTAAMIGGAVALGAAFVLVESRASEPIMPLRLFKDRTIALASLASLFVGVSMFSGTVFFSQYFQLARGESPTMSGVMTFPMIGGLFLSSTVSGWLITKTGRWKSWLVAGGALVTAGLTLLGTMRYDTDYWIVALSMAVVGLGLGMVMQNLVLCTQNQVSMEDLGSVSSTVTFFRSLGGAIGVSALGAILGSRVTHHVETGVAELGPRGAALGDSGTGGGGIPDLTAVPEPLRTVLEAAYGHGVADVFLYSAPCALVALVLTVFIKEVALRNHSTPKAAAQES from the coding sequence ATGGCCACGACCGCACCAGCCGGTGTACGAGGGGGACACAGCTCGTACGACGCACCGCCGATGACCCACCGCCAGATAGTGGAGGCGCTCTCCGGGCTGCTGCTCGGCATGTTCGTCGCCATCCTGTCGTCGACGGTCGTCACCAATGCCCTGCCGCAGATCATCGGTGATCTCGGCGGTGGCCAGAGCGCGTACACCTGGGTCGTGACGGCGACGCTGCTCTCCATGACCGCGACCACTCCGCTGTGGGGCAAGCTCGCCGATCTGTTCAGCAAGAAGCTGCTGGTCCAGATATCCCTGCTGGTCTACTCGGCGGGCTCGATACTCGCCGGCCTGGCGCAGAGCCCCGAGTCCTTGATCGCCGCACGGGTGGTCCAGGGAGTCGGGGTCGGGGGATTGTCGGCCCTGGCGCAGATCGTGATGGCGGCGATGATCTCCCCGCGCGAGCGCGGCCGATACAGCGGCTATCTGGGGGCGACATTCGCGCTGGCGACGGTCGGCGGTCCGCTGCTCGGTGGAGTCATCACCGATACGGAGTGGCTCGGTTGGCGCTGGTGCTTCTTTGTGGGGGTGCCGTTTGCGCTGTTCGCGATGGTCGTCCTGCATAAGACCCTGAGCCTGCCCGTGATCAAGCGGAAGGTGAAGATCGACTGGACCGGCGCATTCCTGGTCAGCGCCGCGGTCTCGCTCCTGCTGGTCTGGGTGACCTTCGCCGGCGATCGGTACGCCTGGGCGTCCTGGCAGACCGCCGCCATGATCGGGGGCGCGGTGGCCCTGGGCGCGGCCTTCGTCCTTGTGGAGTCCCGGGCGAGCGAGCCGATCATGCCGCTGCGGCTCTTCAAGGACCGTACGATCGCGCTCGCTTCGCTCGCCTCCCTCTTCGTGGGCGTCTCGATGTTCAGCGGCACGGTCTTCTTCAGCCAGTACTTCCAACTGGCCCGGGGCGAGTCCCCAACCATGTCGGGCGTGATGACCTTCCCGATGATCGGTGGTCTGTTCCTCTCCTCGACCGTCTCCGGCTGGCTCATCACCAAAACAGGCCGGTGGAAGTCATGGCTGGTGGCGGGGGGTGCGCTGGTCACCGCGGGACTGACCCTGTTGGGGACGATGCGCTACGACACCGACTACTGGATCGTCGCGCTCTCCATGGCCGTCGTCGGTCTCGGCCTCGGCATGGTCATGCAGAACCTGGTGCTGTGCACGCAGAACCAGGTCAGCATGGAGGATCTGGGATCGGTGTCCTCGACGGTGACCTTCTTCCGTTCGCTGGGCGGGGCGATCGGAGTCTCGGCGCTCGGTGCGATCCTCGGCAGCCGGGTCACCCACCATGTGGAGACCGGGGTCGCGGAGTTGGGCCCACGCGGTGCGGCGTTGGGCGACAGCGGTACGGGCGGTGGTGGCATCCCCGATCTGACGGCCGTGCCCGAGCCGCTGCGCACCGTGCTGGAAGCGGCGTACGGCCACGGGGTGGCGGACGTCTTCCTGTACTCGGCGCCCTGTGCGCTGGTGGCTCTGGTGCTGACGGTCTTCATCAAGGAGGTCGCGCTGCGGAACCACTCGACGCCGAAGGCGGCGGCACAGGAGTCCTGA
- a CDS encoding RNA polymerase sigma factor SigF, which yields MTVESVGATSETTAPADGILLVETEDDTPRTRAQSRGADTRALTQVLFGELKGLEVGTPEHSRVRGALIEANLPLVRYAAARFRSRNEPMEDVIQVGTIGLINAIDRFDPDRGVQFPTFAMPTVVGEIKRYFRDNVRTVHVPRRLHELWVQVNGATEDLTTLHGRIPTTAEIAERLKIGEDEVLACIEAGRSYHATSLEAAQEGDGLPGLLDRLGYEDPALAGVEHRDLVRHLLVQLPEREQRILMLRYYSNLTQSQISQELGVSQMHVSRLLARSFARLRSANRIEA from the coding sequence GTGACCGTGGAGTCAGTCGGCGCGACTTCGGAGACGACCGCCCCGGCGGACGGAATCCTGTTGGTCGAGACCGAGGACGACACCCCGAGGACCCGCGCCCAGAGCAGGGGGGCGGACACCCGAGCGCTCACCCAGGTCCTCTTCGGCGAGCTGAAGGGGCTTGAGGTCGGAACTCCCGAACACTCACGGGTGCGCGGAGCGCTGATCGAGGCCAATCTGCCCCTCGTGCGGTACGCGGCAGCCCGCTTCCGCAGTCGCAACGAGCCGATGGAAGACGTGATCCAGGTCGGCACGATCGGTCTCATCAATGCGATCGACCGCTTCGACCCCGATCGAGGTGTCCAATTTCCTACGTTTGCGATGCCTACCGTCGTAGGGGAAATCAAGCGGTACTTCCGAGACAACGTTCGCACGGTCCATGTGCCACGACGACTCCATGAGCTATGGGTCCAGGTGAATGGGGCGACCGAGGACCTCACCACCTTGCATGGACGCATCCCGACGACCGCCGAGATCGCCGAGCGGCTGAAGATCGGCGAGGACGAGGTGCTCGCCTGTATCGAGGCCGGGCGCTCCTACCACGCGACCTCCTTGGAGGCGGCTCAGGAGGGTGATGGGCTGCCGGGTCTGCTGGATCGACTCGGGTACGAGGATCCGGCGCTGGCCGGGGTCGAACATCGGGATCTCGTTCGCCATCTGCTGGTGCAACTGCCCGAGAGGGAGCAGCGGATTCTGATGCTCCGTTACTACAGCAATCTGACGCAGTCCCAGATCAGTCAGGAACTGGGTGTGTCCCAGATGCATGTGTCAAGGCTGCTGGCCCGCAGCTTCGCCCGATTGCGATCCGCAAATAGGATCGAGGCTTAG
- a CDS encoding RNA polymerase sigma factor SigF: MSAEQGSSKVLTLTKSAPAPVTPDSSEVIDTRTLSRSLFLRLRALDNEGTSESPERTYVRDTLIELNLPLVRYAAARFRSRNEPMEDIVQVGTIGLIKAIDRFDCERGVEFPTFAMPTVVGEIKRFFRDTSWSVRVPRRLQELRLALTKASDELAQRLDRSPTVPELAAVLGVSEEDVVDGLAVGNAYTASSLDSPSPEDDGNEGSLADRLGYEDTALEGVEYRESLKPLLAKLPPRERQIIMLRFFANMTQSQIGEEVGISQMHVSRLLTRTLAQLREGLISD, translated from the coding sequence ATGTCCGCAGAACAGGGCAGCTCGAAGGTGCTTACGCTCACCAAGAGCGCTCCCGCACCTGTCACGCCTGACAGCTCGGAAGTCATCGACACTCGTACTCTCTCCCGTTCCTTGTTCCTTCGCCTGAGGGCGCTGGACAACGAAGGGACGAGCGAGAGCCCCGAGCGCACCTATGTGCGTGACACGCTCATCGAGCTGAACCTCCCACTCGTGCGCTATGCGGCAGCCCGCTTCCGCAGCCGCAACGAGCCGATGGAGGACATCGTCCAGGTCGGCACGATCGGGCTGATCAAGGCGATCGACCGCTTCGACTGCGAACGGGGCGTGGAATTCCCCACGTTCGCGATGCCGACGGTCGTGGGCGAGATCAAGCGCTTCTTCCGAGACACGTCATGGTCGGTGCGGGTGCCGCGCCGACTCCAGGAGCTGCGGCTCGCGCTCACCAAGGCCAGCGACGAGCTGGCGCAGCGCCTCGACCGCTCGCCCACCGTGCCCGAACTGGCCGCCGTACTGGGCGTGTCGGAGGAGGACGTCGTCGACGGCCTCGCCGTGGGCAACGCCTACACCGCCTCCTCGCTGGACTCTCCGTCCCCCGAGGACGACGGCAACGAAGGCTCCCTTGCCGACCGCTTGGGGTACGAGGACACCGCGCTGGAAGGCGTGGAGTACCGCGAGTCCCTCAAGCCCCTGCTCGCCAAACTCCCCCCGCGGGAGCGGCAGATCATCATGCTGCGCTTCTTCGCGAACATGACGCAGTCGCAGATCGGCGAAGAGGTCGGCATCTCCCAGATGCACGTCTCCCGCCTGCTGACGCGCACGCTCGCGCAGTTGCGTGAAGGTCTGATCTCCGACTGA
- a CDS encoding MarR family winged helix-turn-helix transcriptional regulator, with the protein MAADSQYAELARQISAIGALRRGLARTLPAECPSALAAVLSLLHRHGPMRISTLADLLAVDISVTSRHVAHAADCGWVERLQDPGDRRSRILRLTPDGRVMIDELARRTTEMFAKTLHDWSDDDLGQLNTLLARLRDSFGDGRSLLHPRDAVGSAAAQPAVEPRTPAR; encoded by the coding sequence GTGGCCGCAGACAGTCAGTACGCCGAGTTGGCGCGCCAGATCAGTGCCATCGGCGCACTTCGGAGGGGCCTCGCCCGAACCCTGCCCGCCGAATGCCCTTCCGCCTTGGCCGCCGTGCTCTCCCTCCTGCACCGCCATGGCCCGATGCGCATCAGCACACTGGCCGACCTGCTCGCCGTCGATATATCCGTCACCAGCAGACATGTGGCGCACGCGGCGGACTGCGGCTGGGTCGAACGCCTTCAGGACCCCGGTGATCGAAGGTCGCGCATCCTGCGACTCACCCCCGACGGCCGGGTGATGATCGACGAGCTCGCACGGCGGACGACCGAGATGTTCGCCAAGACCCTCCACGACTGGTCAGACGACGATCTGGGCCAACTCAACACCCTCCTCGCCCGGCTGCGGGACTCCTTCGGTGACGGCCGGTCGCTGCTCCATCCGCGCGATGCCGTCGGGAGCGCCGCCGCGCAGCCCGCCGTGGAGCCGCGCACGCCGGCCCGGTGA
- the upp gene encoding uracil phosphoribosyltransferase, with protein MRIHVVDHPLVAHKLTTLRDRRTDSPTFRRLADELVTLLAYEATRDVRTEQVDIETPVTGTTGVKLSHPRPLVVPILRAGLGMLDGMVRLLPTAEVGFLGMIRNEETLEASTYATRMPEDLSGRQVYVLDPMLATGGTLVAAIQELIKRGADDVTAVVLLAAPEGVELMERELAGAPVTVVTASVDERLNEQGYIVPGLGDAGDRMYGTAD; from the coding sequence ATGCGGATTCACGTCGTCGACCACCCGCTGGTGGCGCACAAACTCACCACGCTGCGCGATCGGCGCACCGATTCCCCGACCTTCCGGCGGCTCGCCGACGAGCTGGTCACCCTGCTCGCCTACGAGGCCACGAGGGACGTGCGCACCGAGCAGGTGGACATCGAGACCCCGGTGACGGGAACGACGGGCGTGAAGCTCTCGCACCCCCGTCCGCTGGTGGTGCCGATCCTCCGGGCCGGCCTCGGCATGCTCGACGGCATGGTGCGGCTCCTGCCGACGGCCGAGGTGGGATTCCTCGGCATGATCCGCAATGAGGAGACCTTGGAGGCGTCGACGTACGCCACCCGGATGCCCGAGGACCTCTCAGGCCGCCAGGTCTACGTCCTCGACCCCATGCTCGCGACCGGCGGCACGTTGGTGGCGGCGATCCAGGAACTGATCAAGCGCGGTGCCGACGATGTGACGGCTGTCGTGCTGTTGGCAGCGCCCGAGGGCGTCGAGCTGATGGAACGGGAGCTCGCGGGAGCTCCGGTGACCGTGGTGACGGCCTCGGTCGACGAGCGCCTCAATGAGCAGGGCTACATCGTGCCCGGCCTCGGCGACGCGGGAGACCGCATGTACGGGACGGCCGATTAG
- the tadA gene encoding tRNA adenosine(34) deaminase TadA: MRLALAEAERAALSGDVPVGAVVLGPSGALLAVGHNERELTGDPTAHAEVLAIRRAAEQLGGWRLTDCTLVVTLEPCTMCAGAIVQSRVDRVVYGAVDEKAGAAGSLWDVLRDRRLNHRPEVISGVLAATCAAQLTSFFRDR; the protein is encoded by the coding sequence ATGCGCCTCGCCCTGGCGGAGGCCGAGCGGGCGGCGCTGTCCGGTGATGTGCCGGTCGGTGCAGTCGTGCTCGGCCCGAGCGGCGCGCTCCTCGCCGTCGGGCACAACGAACGTGAGCTGACGGGCGATCCGACCGCCCATGCCGAGGTGCTGGCCATCCGCCGGGCGGCCGAGCAGCTGGGCGGTTGGCGCCTGACGGACTGCACCCTGGTGGTCACCTTGGAGCCGTGCACGATGTGCGCGGGTGCGATCGTGCAGTCCCGGGTGGATCGGGTGGTCTACGGGGCGGTGGACGAGAAGGCGGGAGCGGCCGGTTCGCTCTGGGACGTCCTACGGGACCGTCGACTCAACCACCGGCCCGAGGTGATCAGCGGTGTGTTGGCCGCCACGTGTGCCGCGCAGTTGACGTCCTTCTTCCGCGACCGCTGA
- a CDS encoding type II toxin-antitoxin system VapB family antitoxin, with protein sequence MIFKRIGNGRPYPDHGRESTRAWADVAPRPVRLDQLVTTKGQLDLETLLAEDSTFYGDLFAHVVKWQGDLYLEDGLHRAVRAALQQRQVLHARVLELG encoded by the coding sequence GTGATCTTCAAGCGCATCGGAAACGGCCGGCCTTATCCCGACCATGGCCGGGAAAGCACCCGGGCATGGGCGGACGTCGCGCCGCGCCCGGTCCGCCTCGACCAGCTCGTCACCACCAAGGGGCAGCTGGATCTCGAAACGCTGCTCGCCGAGGACTCCACGTTCTACGGTGACCTCTTCGCGCACGTCGTGAAGTGGCAGGGCGACCTCTATCTGGAGGACGGTCTGCACCGTGCCGTGCGGGCGGCGCTCCAGCAGCGCCAGGTCCTGCACGCCAGGGTGCTTGAGCTGGGCTGA
- a CDS encoding tRNA adenosine deaminase-associated protein, with amino-acid sequence MYFAALLARTQDGWEASDTELDDVETLSDLADLAREASVDEETVLLFIEQEDAWFGVVRVEGEDDPRIFISDAAAAARSSYGEILTNELLGRDEDDPADDLDALDLDGTEDGEPDDHDGARTAAEPSATGDAVPPGPVGDRDILSDLGLSDKELLALETDVLPEIADALGVADVLETVR; translated from the coding sequence GTGTACTTCGCCGCACTGCTCGCGCGCACTCAAGACGGGTGGGAAGCGAGCGACACAGAGCTCGACGATGTGGAGACCCTGTCCGATTTGGCCGATCTGGCCCGCGAGGCATCGGTGGACGAGGAGACGGTTCTCCTCTTCATCGAGCAGGAGGACGCCTGGTTCGGCGTCGTCCGGGTGGAGGGCGAGGACGATCCTCGTATCTTCATCTCGGACGCGGCGGCTGCGGCTCGCTCCTCCTACGGAGAGATCCTCACCAATGAACTTCTCGGCAGGGACGAGGACGACCCTGCCGACGACCTCGACGCACTCGACCTCGACGGAACCGAGGACGGGGAGCCCGACGACCACGATGGCGCCCGCACCGCCGCGGAGCCTTCGGCGACGGGGGACGCGGTGCCGCCCGGGCCCGTGGGCGATCGGGACATCCTGTCGGACCTCGGCCTCTCGGATAAGGAGCTGCTGGCGCTGGAGACGGATGTACTGCCGGAGATCGCGGACGCCCTGGGCGTCGCCGATGTGCTGGAGACCGTCCGGTAG